The following proteins are co-located in the Apium graveolens cultivar Ventura chromosome 5, ASM990537v1, whole genome shotgun sequence genome:
- the LOC141659689 gene encoding cytochrome P450 81Q32-like, with protein MGKYMGYNWSTMAGASYGDHWRNLRRISSLEIFSISRLNSFLSIRRDEVNQLLLALSQNARTGFNKIVLKPNLNILSFNIVMRMIAGKRYYGEVVDDEEEARNVRKIIEEVLAASNSYPGDFLPFLKWIDYKNYQKRAAALSKKMDQILQGIIEEHRSGAGRNSMVDHLLSLQESQPDSHSDVIIKGLMVVRLLINLLVICLI; from the coding sequence ATGGGGAAGTACATGGGGTATAATTGGTCTACTATGGCTGGTGCTTCGTACGGTGATCACTGGCGAAATCTTCGTCGTATTTCGTCCCTTGAGATATTTTCTATTAGCCGACTAAATTCATTTTTGTCGATTAGGAGGGACGAGGTGAATCAGTTGTTACTCGCATTGTCTCAGAATGCACGAACGGGGTTTAATAAAATAGTGCTGAAACCGAATTTAAACATTTTATCATTCAACATTGTAATGAGAATGATTGCAGGTAAACGATACTACGGAGAAGTTGTGGATGATGAAGAGGAGGCTAGGAACGTGCGGAAAATAATTGAAGAGGTATTGGCTGCATCAAATTCATATCCCGGCGATTTCTTACCATTTTTGAAATGGATTGATTACAAGAATTATCAGAAACGCGCTGCAGCGTTAAGCAAGAAAATGGATCAAATTCTGCAAGGGATAATTGAAGAGCATAGAAGTGGTGCTGGTAGAAATTCGATGGTTGATCACCTGCTTTCTCTTCAGGAATCGCAGCCCGATTCTCACAGCGACGTCATTATTAAAGGTCTTATGGTGGTACGTTTGCTAATTaatctccttgttatttgcttaATATAA
- the LOC141662089 gene encoding cytochrome P450 81Q32-like, whose translation MDPNMLLYVALSILLILFVSKLLKKSIHLPPSPFPRLPIIGHLYLIKEPLHRTLDALSKTIGPVLSLRFGSFLVVVVSSPAAVEECFTKNDIVLANRPRLILGEHMGYNWSTMVSVSYGDNWRNLRRLSAHEIFSTSRLNSFLSMRRDEVNQLLHGLSQNTRNEFGKVVLKPNLTDLAFNIIMRMIAGKRYYGEVVHDNEEAKHVRDVIEEVLSMAGASYPGDFLPFLSWIDYKNFKKRAFALFKKMDKLLQGIIEEHKNGEARNSMVAHLLSLQKSEPDSYSDIIIKGLMVVLIFAGSDTSGVTIEWAMTLLLNHPHVLKKARDEIDTVIGQDRLVEESDLSKLTYLHNIILETFRLFPATPLLLPHQASADCKVGGYDIPAGTLVLVNSWSIHRDPKVWDDPTSFKPERFEGIEVETHKLMPFGMGRRSCPGNGLAHRVVGLVLASLIQCFDWERISDEQIDLTEGKGLTMPKAEPLEAMCKTRSVIHKVNI comes from the exons ATGGATCCAAACATGTTACTGTATGTTGCCCTCTCAATCCTGCTAATACTCTTTGTTTCGAAACTGTTGAAGAAATCAATACACTTACCTCCTAGTCCCTTTCCCAGACTCCCAATAATAGGCCACCTTTACCTGATCAAGGAACCGCTTCACAGAACCTTGGACGCCCTGTCCAAAACCATTGGCCCTGTCCTTTCTCTCCGTTTCGGTTCTTTCCTTGTCGTTGTCGTGTCTTCACCAGCCGCAGTTGAGGAGTGCTTCACTAAAAACGATATTGTTTTAGCTAATCGTCCCCGCCTCATTCTGGGGGAGCACATGGGCTACAACTGGTCAACTATGGTTAGTGTTTCCTATGGTGACAACTGGCGGAACCTTCGTCGTCTCTCAGCTCATGAAATATTCTCGACAAGTCGACTCAACTCTTTTTTGTCAATGCGAAGGGACGAGGTGAATCAGTTGCTGCACGGATTATCTCAAAACACACGAAATGAGTTTGGAAAAGTAGTGTTGAAACCGAACTTGACTGATCTAGCATTCAACATCATAATGAGGATGATTGCGGGGAAAAGATACTACGGGGAAGTTGTGCATGATAATGAGGAGGCTAAGCATGTGCGAGATGTAATTGAGGAGGTTTTGTCTATGGCCGGAGCTTCATATCCTGGTGATTTCTTACCATTTTTGAGTTGGATTGATTACAAGAATTTTAAAAAGCGTGCATTCGCGTTGTTCAAGAAAATGGATAAGCTTTTGCAAGGAATAATTGAAGAGCATAAAAATGGTGAGGCTAGAAACTCCATGGTTGCTCATTTGCTTTCTCTTCAGAAATCAGAGCCTGATTCTTACAGCGACATCATTATTAAAGGTCTCATGGTG GTTTTGATATTTGCTGGATCAGATACATCAGGCGTCACAATTGAATGGGCAATGACTCTTTTACTGAATCATCCACATGTGTTGAAGAAAGCTAGAGACGAAATAGATACTGTAATTGGTCAAGATCGCCTTGTTGAAGAGTCAGATTTATCTAAATTAACTTATCTCCATAATATCATCTTGGAGACTTTTCGGTTATTCCCAGCTACACCTTTATTGTTGCCGCACCAGGCATCAGCTGACTGTAAGGTTGGTGGCTACGACATTCCAGCTGGCACCCTGGTATTGGTTAACTCCTGGTCAATTCACAGGGATCCTAAGGTGTGGGATGATCCGACAAGCTTTAAACCAGAGAGATTTGAAGGCATAGAAGTTGAAACACACAAGTTGATGCCGTTTGGAATGGGCAGGAGGTCTTGTCCAGGGAACGGACTAGCTCATCGTGTGGTGGGCTTGGTTTTAGCGTCCTTGATACAATGCTTTGATTGGGAGCGAATTAGTGATGAGCAAATTGATTTAACTGAAGGAAAAGGACTTACGATGCCCAAAGCTGAGCCTCTAGAAGCTATGTGTAAGACTCGCAGTGTCATACACAAAGTTAACATCTGA